One Alnus glutinosa chromosome 3, dhAlnGlut1.1, whole genome shotgun sequence genomic region harbors:
- the LOC133862384 gene encoding uncharacterized protein LOC133862384, whose translation MKEGQHSHQKRLISVALKLAKPAAYFTLLLLTYTVGYLSAPSSTSLPSTPIPTIDELTNLPSQLDNFRVTSHCADPLPSELVRQTILQRVYNGTSPFEAFPPAHVSSLLRRQRIKGWGSTGAVFEHLIKKVKPRTIIEVGTFLGASTIHMAGLTSELGLDTQILCIDDFRGWPGFRDRFKDIQMINGEVLLMYQFMQNLVSKNASESVIPVPFSSGSALDMLCDLGVYGDLIEVDAGHDFLSAWSDINRAYRVLRPGGVIFGHDYFTSADDRGVRRAVNLFARIHGLKIKLDGQHWVIDST comes from the coding sequence ATGAAAGAAGGGCAACACAGCCACCAAAAGAGACTCATCTCGGTGGCCTTAAAACTTGCAAAACCAGCGGCGTACTTTACTCTCCTCTTGCTAACCTACACCGTGGGTTACCTATCCGCCCCTTCCTCCACCTCGCTCCCCTCCACCCCAATCCCCACCATCGACGAACTCACCAACCTGCCCTCCCAACTCGACAACTTTCGAGTCACGTCTCATTGCGCCGACCCGCTCCCCTCCGAACTCGTCCGCCAAACTATTCTTCAACGAGTCTACAACGGGACCTCGCCCTTCGAGGCGTTCCCCCCAGCGCACGTTAGCTCCCTCCTGCGCCGCCAGAGAATCAAAGGGTGGGGCTCAACCGGTGCCGTTTTCGAGCACCTAATCAAAAAAGTCAAGCCCCGCACCATCATTGAGGTGGGCACGTTTCTAGGCGCGTCGACAATTCACATGGCCGGTTTGACTAGCGAACTCGGCCTCGACACCCAGATCCTCTGCATCGATGATTTCCGCGGCTGGCCGGGGTTCAGGGACCGGTTCAAGGATATTCAGATGATAAACGGCGAGGTTTTGTTGATGTACCAATTCATGCAGAACTTGGTTTCCAAAAACGCGAGCGAGTCGGTTATACCCGTGCCGTTTTCGAGCGGGTCGGCTCTCGACATGCTTTGCGACTTGGGCGTGTATGGTGATTTGATCGAGGTTGATGCGGGTCATGACTTTTTGTCGGCGTGGTCTGATATAAATCGGGCGTACCGGGTTTTAAGACCTGGTGGGGTAATTTTTGGCCACGATTATTTTACCTCAGCTGATGACAGGGGAGTTAGGAGGGCAGTAAATTTGTTTGCTCGAATTCACGGCCTCAAAATCAAACTGGATGGGCAACATTGGGTCATTGATTCCACTTAG
- the LOC133864517 gene encoding GRF1-interacting factor 3: MQQPPQMIPMMPSFPPTNITTEQIQKYLDENKKLILAILDNQNLGKLAECAQYQAQLQKNLMYLAAIADAQPQAPTMPPQMAPHPALQQGGYYMQHPQAAAMAQQPGIFPPKLPLQFNNPHQIQDQQQQLHQQHQQHQQAIQGQMGMRAGGANNGLHPMHTETTLGGGGSGGPPSVNDVRGGSKQDGSEVGAAGADGQGSSAAGHGSGDGESSYLKGSEEAK, from the exons ATGCAGCAGCCACCGCAAATGATCCCTATGATGCCATCGTTTCCACCCACAAATATCACGACCGAGCAGATTCAGAAG TACCTTGATGAGAACAAAAAATTGATTCTGGCGATATTGGACAATCAAAACCTTGGAAAACTTGCTGAATGTGCCCA GTACCAAGCTCAGCTTCAAAAGAATTTGATGTATCTAGCCGCAATTGCTGATGCCCAACCACAAGCACCAACAATGCCTCCCCAG ATGGCCCCGCACCCTGCACTGCAACAAGGAGGATATTACATGCAACACCCACAGGCAGCAGCAATGGCTCAGCAACCAGGTATTTTCCCCCCAAAGCTGCCCTTACAATTTAATAACCCACATCAGATACAGGATCAACAGCAACAGCTGCACCAGCAGCACCAGCAGCACCAGCAGGCCATCCAAGGGCAAATGGGAATGAGAGCCGGAGGGGCCAACAATGGCTTGCATCCCATGCATACTGAGACTACTCTTGGAGGTGGTGGCAGTGGTGGTCCACCTTCTGTAAATGATGTACGTGGGGGAAGCAAGCAAGATGGCTCTGAGGTTGGGGCCGCTGGTGCTGATGGCCAGGGAAGCTCAGCCGCTGGGCATGGCAGTGGTGACGGGGAATCttcttacttgaaggggtcagAGGAAGCAAAGTAG
- the LOC133864633 gene encoding probable protein S-acyltransferase 12 — MDINLFKFCSGLKVLGYFMILLVVSIIAVSYYAVVVLTWGPQLLRGGIHSFLAFSILFLFHVLLILLTWSYFMVVFKNPGSVPENWRPVTEEDNMEAGSSTASYHHAAPEALASPWSSSDGRGLERKPIGYCSQCQNGKPPRCHHCSICQRCVLKMDHHCVWVVNCVGAFNYKFFLLFLLYTFIETTMDTLVLLPSFIQFFSEAKNHSTSPGSLAILFLAFVLNLAFALSLLCFIVMHASLVLSNTTSVEVYEKKKAVRWRYDVGRKKNFEQVFGTKKALWLLPVFSKEDLDKIPALQGLEFPTRSDVEA, encoded by the exons ATGGACATAAACCTATTCAAGTTCTGCTCGGGCCTCAAAGTCCTGGGCTACTTCATGATCCTCCTAGTCGTTTCAATTATCGCCGTCTCGTACTACGCCGTTGTGGTGCTCACCTGGGGCCCACAGTTGCTTCGCGGTGGGATCCACTCCTTCCTGGCCTTCTctattctctttctcttccatGTTCTG TTAATCCTGTTAACATGGAGCTACTTCATGGTAGTGTTTAAGAACCCTGGTTCTGTGCCTGAAAATTGGAGACCTGTAACAGAGGAGGATAATATGGAGGCTGGTAGCTCTACGGCGTCGTATCATCATGCTGCACCTGAGGCTTTAGCTTCTCCATGGTCTTCTTCAGATGGACGTGGACTGGAAAGAAAACCGATAGGCTATTGTAGTCAATGCCAAAATGGGAAGCCACCACGTTGCCATCATTGCTCCATTT GCCAAAGATGTGTTCTGAAGATGGATCATCATTGTGTTTGGGTGGTGAATTGTGTTGGAGCGTTCAACTATaagttttttcttctcttcttg CTTTATACATTCATTGAGACAACAATGGATACCTTAGTTTTGCTGCCTAGTTTTATCCAATTCTTTAGTGAAGCCAAGAATCATTCTACCTCTCCTGGAAGTCTGGCAATCTTGTTTTTGGCATTTG TTCTAAATTTAGCCTTTGCGCTGAGTCTTCTTTGTTTCATAGTTATGCATGCATCTCTTGTGTTGAGCAATACCACGTCAGTCGAG GTTTATGAGAAGAAGAAAGCAGTCAGGTGGAGGTATGACGTGGGCAGGAAAAAGAATTTTGAGCAG GTTTTTGGCACAAAAAAGGCACTATGGTTGTTACCAGTGTTTTCGAAAGAAGATCTGGACAAGATACCTGCACTTCAGGGCCTCGAATTCCCGACACGTTCAGATGTTGAGGCTTAA